The following coding sequences lie in one Nitrospirota bacterium genomic window:
- a CDS encoding GTP-binding protein, protein MAKAKFERVKPHVNVGTIGHVDHGKTTLTAAITKVLAM, encoded by the coding sequence ATGGCGAAGGCAAAATTTGAGAGGGTAAAGCCGCATGTGAATGTGGGGACGATCGGGCATGTAGACCACGGCAAGACGACCTTGACGGCGGCGATCACGAAAGTATTAGCCATG